A window of the Streptomyces albireticuli genome harbors these coding sequences:
- a CDS encoding cytochrome P450 has product MCWPPPGLTPAAVEELLRFFSIAQLSLIRRATADVEIGGTLIRAGEGVAALSAAADRDPEAFADPDTFDVTRDKRGHLAFGSGPHQCLGRNLARLELRIVLGTLFRRVPTLRLATPRDELRFVNGSAFSVSALPVAW; this is encoded by the coding sequence ATGTGCTGGCCGCCGCCGGGCCTGACCCCGGCGGCGGTGGAGGAACTGCTGAGGTTCTTCTCCATCGCCCAGCTGTCCCTGATTCGCCGCGCCACGGCGGACGTCGAGATCGGCGGCACTCTGATACGGGCGGGTGAGGGCGTGGCCGCCCTGTCCGCCGCCGCCGACCGCGACCCCGAAGCCTTCGCCGACCCGGACACGTTCGATGTCACCAGGGACAAGCGCGGGCACCTGGCTTTCGGCTCGGGACCGCACCAGTGCCTCGGCAGGAATCTGGCACGGCTGGAGCTGCGCATCGTCCTCGGCACTCTGTTCCGGCGCGTCCCCACTCTCCGCCTGGCCACGCCACGCGACGAACTGCGCTTCGTCAACGGCTCCGCGTTCTCGGTATCGGCGCTCCCGGTCGCTTGGTGA
- a CDS encoding TetR/AcrR family transcriptional regulator → MVSRSQPTRARSPEAKRAREAAILDAAARLATVNGIRAVTLTDIAAGVGMHKSAMLRYFETREEIFLRLAAAGWVEWSQEVREQLAATLPGAGGEGGDGGEDSARAANSADQESRLRAAAGLLAESLVARPLFCDLLAHTPMTLEHNVSLESVRSFKLIAIAEVEAVGEALRRVIGLSPAQAGDVVATAAAMAGALWQMAAPGTALRRLYESDPDLAHAVVDVAPRLTGILSALLRGYRAGSAGNAAE, encoded by the coding sequence ATGGTCAGCCGCAGTCAGCCCACAAGAGCCCGGAGCCCCGAGGCCAAGCGCGCCCGCGAAGCCGCGATCCTCGACGCGGCGGCCCGCCTGGCCACGGTGAACGGCATCCGAGCGGTGACCTTGACCGACATCGCGGCAGGGGTCGGCATGCACAAGTCGGCGATGCTCCGCTACTTCGAGACCCGGGAAGAGATCTTCCTCCGCCTGGCCGCCGCCGGGTGGGTGGAGTGGTCGCAGGAGGTACGTGAGCAGCTCGCCGCCACCTTGCCCGGCGCGGGCGGCGAGGGCGGCGACGGCGGCGAGGACTCCGCGCGTGCCGCGAACAGCGCGGACCAGGAGTCCCGCCTGCGCGCGGCCGCCGGTCTGCTGGCCGAGTCGCTGGTCGCACGCCCCCTGTTCTGCGACCTGCTCGCTCACACGCCGATGACTCTGGAGCACAACGTCTCGCTGGAAAGCGTCCGGTCCTTCAAGCTGATCGCCATCGCCGAGGTCGAGGCCGTGGGCGAGGCGCTGCGCCGGGTGATCGGGCTGAGCCCGGCGCAGGCCGGCGACGTCGTCGCCACGGCCGCGGCGATGGCAGGAGCCCTGTGGCAGATGGCCGCCCCGGGAACCGCACTGCGCCGCCTTTACGAGTCGGACCCGGATCTCGCCCACGCCGTCGTCGACGTCGCCCCCCGGCTGACCGGCATCCTGAGCGCACTGCTTCGGGGCTACCGCGCCGGCAGTGCCGGCAACGCGGCCGAGTAG
- a CDS encoding SDR family NAD(P)-dependent oxidoreductase, with the protein MATQTQTWFITGSSRGLGRSLAVAALEAGDQVAATARKPEQLADLVERFGDKVLPVALDVTDAAAATAALHAARDRFGRIDVVVNNAGYANVAPVETAPEDDFRRQFETNFWGVYNVSKAALPLLKAQGGGIVVQFSSIGGRVGGSAGLGSYQAAKFAVDGLTRVLAAETAPFGIRYLVVEPSGFATDWAGASMDVQDVPPEYQATVGAFHDRARGSRTAGDPDRAADILVRVVKRDHLPTHLPLGANAARMALDHSRHQIAEAEGWQAVSVSADFGARHPVEFPADTE; encoded by the coding sequence ATGGCAACCCAGACCCAGACGTGGTTCATCACCGGTTCCTCCCGCGGCTTAGGCCGCTCCCTCGCGGTCGCCGCCCTGGAAGCGGGCGACCAGGTCGCCGCCACTGCCCGTAAGCCGGAACAACTCGCCGATCTGGTCGAGCGGTTCGGCGACAAGGTCCTCCCGGTCGCGCTCGACGTGACCGACGCCGCCGCGGCCACGGCCGCGCTCCACGCCGCCCGTGACCGCTTCGGCCGCATCGACGTGGTCGTCAACAACGCCGGCTACGCGAACGTCGCCCCGGTCGAGACGGCTCCGGAGGACGACTTCCGCCGCCAGTTCGAGACGAACTTCTGGGGCGTGTACAACGTCTCCAAGGCAGCACTCCCACTGCTGAAGGCCCAGGGCGGCGGCATCGTCGTCCAGTTCTCCTCCATCGGCGGCCGGGTGGGCGGCAGCGCCGGCCTGGGGTCCTACCAGGCGGCCAAGTTCGCCGTCGACGGCCTCACCCGCGTACTCGCCGCCGAGACCGCGCCGTTCGGCATCCGATACCTGGTCGTCGAACCCAGCGGCTTCGCCACCGACTGGGCCGGAGCCTCCATGGACGTCCAGGACGTCCCCCCGGAGTACCAGGCGACCGTCGGCGCCTTCCACGACCGGGCTCGCGGCAGCCGCACCGCCGGCGACCCGGACCGCGCCGCCGACATCCTGGTACGCGTGGTCAAGCGCGACCACCTCCCCACCCACCTGCCCCTGGGCGCGAACGCGGCCCGGATGGCCCTCGACCACTCACGGCACCAGATCGCCGAGGCCGAAGGCTGGCAGGCCGTCTCCGTCTCCGCCGACTTCGGCGCGCGGCACCCCGTCGAGTTCCCGGCGGACACCGAGTAG
- a CDS encoding NUDIX domain-containing protein, with amino-acid sequence MPTQTVTFSAVPPLNVGYSESRISRIIASRETSVLAKGGGTLTKHPQLPREEWLARRAQILGCAASLIHDAEHRIMLLHTSWTDEWQLPGGGHDEGEDLWQTAVRETYEETGLAMPDEPELLAVDWGLHPEGIPEIFTLFKGPLVDASTIEVTLSDEHDAWRMLTAQEWVPLVHPEQARVLTIANDVLHGGRCPYLREASHLADTRKRTR; translated from the coding sequence ATGCCAACCCAGACCGTGACCTTCTCCGCGGTACCCCCGTTGAATGTCGGATACTCCGAATCGCGTATCAGCCGGATCATCGCGTCAAGGGAGACAAGTGTCCTGGCAAAGGGAGGCGGCACGTTGACAAAACACCCGCAGCTACCGCGCGAGGAATGGCTCGCCCGCCGCGCGCAGATCCTCGGCTGCGCCGCATCCTTGATCCATGACGCCGAACACCGGATCATGCTGCTCCACACCTCGTGGACGGACGAGTGGCAGCTCCCGGGAGGTGGCCACGACGAGGGTGAGGATCTGTGGCAGACGGCTGTGCGGGAGACCTACGAGGAAACCGGGCTGGCCATGCCGGACGAGCCCGAACTGCTGGCTGTCGACTGGGGTCTGCACCCCGAGGGCATCCCTGAGATCTTCACGCTGTTCAAGGGCCCACTCGTTGACGCGAGCACCATCGAGGTGACTCTGTCCGACGAGCACGACGCCTGGCGCATGCTCACCGCCCAGGAATGGGTCCCGCTCGTGCATCCAGAACAGGCTCGGGTCCTGACCATCGCCAACGACGTCCTGCACGGCGGACGGTGCCCCTATCTCCGCGAAGCCAGCCACCTGGCGGACACCCGAAAGCGGACTCGGTAG
- a CDS encoding dihydrofolate reductase family protein gives MRKLIYGMNLTLDGYIAAPGDDIGWSVPSDELFQFWSDQLQATDLSLYGRKLWQTMSSYWPTGDQRPNATPAEIEFARRWRDMSKVVFSSTTDKVDWNTRLVTGDAVPEITRLKAEDGGPMDIGGATLAGAAMRAGLIDEYVLATAPVLVGGGTPFFTALDNWVNLDLVETRTLPCGVILTRYETRR, from the coding sequence ATGCGGAAACTGATCTACGGCATGAACCTGACCCTGGACGGCTACATCGCCGCGCCCGGCGACGACATCGGCTGGAGCGTGCCGAGCGACGAGCTGTTCCAGTTCTGGTCCGACCAGTTGCAGGCGACCGACCTGTCGCTGTACGGGCGCAAACTGTGGCAGACGATGAGCTCCTACTGGCCGACCGGCGACCAGCGGCCCAACGCCACCCCGGCGGAGATCGAGTTCGCGCGCCGCTGGCGGGACATGTCGAAGGTGGTGTTCTCGTCGACGACCGACAAGGTCGACTGGAACACCCGCCTGGTCACCGGCGACGCGGTCCCCGAGATCACCCGGCTCAAGGCCGAGGACGGCGGCCCGATGGACATCGGCGGCGCGACGCTCGCCGGGGCGGCCATGCGGGCCGGGCTGATCGACGAGTACGTGCTGGCCACCGCGCCGGTCCTGGTGGGCGGCGGCACGCCGTTCTTCACCGCGCTGGACAACTGGGTGAACCTCGACCTGGTGGAGACGCGGACGCTTCCCTGCGGCGTGATCCTGACCAGGTACGAAACGAGGCGCTGA
- a CDS encoding helix-turn-helix domain-containing protein, which translates to MPIAVDIDVMLARRKMSVGELADRVGITPANLAVLKNGRAKAVRFATLAALCEVLECQPGDLLRWEAEDPAGE; encoded by the coding sequence ATGCCGATCGCCGTCGACATCGACGTGATGCTGGCCAGACGGAAGATGTCCGTGGGCGAACTCGCGGACCGCGTAGGGATCACGCCCGCCAACCTGGCGGTACTCAAGAACGGCCGCGCCAAGGCGGTGCGCTTCGCGACACTCGCCGCGCTCTGCGAGGTGCTCGAGTGCCAGCCGGGCGACCTGCTCCGCTGGGAGGCCGAGGACCCCGCGGGCGAATGA
- a CDS encoding DUF2975 domain-containing protein, whose amino-acid sequence MGKLTVRALRAVLVVVLTGTVFVQALMAWALVSGSDPEDGSLPLTALRVMTILGIGTAQVALVCVWRLVTMVRRGTVFSHAAFRYVDVMIGAIVAAALVWFAVTALNAPGQRDDPGVTVIMGGIGVAVLGVALIVLVLRMLLAQAVARDAEAARMQAELDEVI is encoded by the coding sequence ATGGGAAAGCTGACAGTGCGCGCGCTGCGCGCCGTGCTCGTGGTGGTGCTCACAGGCACCGTGTTCGTACAGGCATTGATGGCGTGGGCGCTGGTCAGCGGGAGTGACCCGGAGGACGGGTCGCTCCCGCTGACCGCGCTGCGCGTGATGACGATCCTGGGCATCGGGACGGCCCAGGTCGCCCTGGTCTGTGTATGGCGGCTGGTGACGATGGTGCGACGCGGAACCGTGTTCTCCCACGCCGCCTTCCGGTACGTGGACGTCATGATCGGCGCGATCGTCGCGGCTGCTCTCGTGTGGTTCGCGGTCACGGCCCTCAACGCGCCCGGCCAGCGGGACGACCCGGGCGTCACTGTCATCATGGGCGGGATCGGCGTGGCCGTCCTGGGAGTCGCGCTCATCGTGCTCGTACTGCGGATGCTGCTCGCCCAGGCCGTCGCCCGCGACGCCGAAGCGGCCCGGATGCAGGCCGAGTTGGACGAGGTGATCTGA
- a CDS encoding TetR/AcrR family transcriptional regulator: MKETGVRIVAGRPSAAMCCSIRHLLTRFTGSLSSRCRSAGTLIAEHGADASLEEVARRAGVGSATLHRHFPSRQVLLEAVFKGRVETLCVKAGELLTAPGPGQALSTWLRAVGTHAVTNRGLAASLMRDADPALGETCHDMITNAAMAAVEASLDGRRHPATLRYGRPLFGSALASPIEIR, from the coding sequence ATGAAGGAAACCGGCGTCAGGATCGTCGCGGGCAGGCCGAGCGCCGCGATGTGCTGCTCGATCCGCCACTTGCTGACCAGGTTCACCGGCAGCCTCTCGTCAAGGTGCCGGTCCGCCGGGACCCTGATCGCCGAGCACGGCGCCGACGCCTCCCTGGAGGAGGTCGCTCGCCGTGCCGGAGTCGGCTCGGCCACCCTCCATCGCCACTTCCCCTCCCGGCAGGTGCTCCTGGAAGCGGTCTTCAAGGGCCGGGTGGAAACTCTGTGCGTGAAGGCCGGCGAACTGCTCACCGCACCCGGCCCGGGTCAGGCCCTGTCCACCTGGCTGCGCGCCGTCGGCACGCACGCCGTGACCAACCGCGGACTGGCGGCGTCCCTGATGCGCGACGCGGATCCGGCGCTGGGCGAGACCTGCCACGACATGATCACCAACGCCGCGATGGCTGCGGTAGAAGCATCTCTCGACGGGCGGCGACATCCCGCCACGCTGCGATACGGCCGCCCACTCTTCGGCTCAGCCCTTGCTTCACCTATCGAGATTCGATAG
- a CDS encoding chorismate pyruvate-lyase family protein yields the protein MTFSGEHTMHPLTVPADTRDEFPAGDLSGFRSPVTRILLASDGLTTVLLQALTRSALTPQVDGIEMTPGKHVEATARGLLRLATDGACLVRRTRLVSRNGEVVSANIVTARAGQDARIDAAMQDRTRPIGFAFAAAGLPMSRHISRIGLTSWPQAPDTPCAFKAYTLNADDRPWAYIRELFSPRIVPPGVRTEAAAAGERA from the coding sequence GTGACGTTTTCCGGAGAGCACACGATGCACCCCCTCACTGTTCCCGCGGACACCCGCGATGAGTTCCCCGCCGGCGACCTCTCGGGTTTCCGGTCGCCTGTCACCCGCATACTGCTCGCCAGCGACGGTTTGACCACCGTCCTGCTCCAGGCGCTCACACGATCAGCCCTCACGCCGCAGGTGGACGGCATCGAGATGACGCCGGGCAAGCATGTGGAGGCGACCGCGCGCGGGCTGCTGCGCCTGGCGACGGACGGTGCGTGCCTGGTGCGCCGTACCCGGTTGGTCAGCCGTAACGGTGAGGTGGTGTCGGCGAACATCGTGACGGCGCGGGCCGGACAGGACGCACGAATCGATGCGGCGATGCAGGACCGTACGCGCCCCATCGGGTTCGCGTTCGCCGCGGCGGGCTTGCCGATGAGCCGCCATATCAGCCGAATCGGCCTGACGAGCTGGCCTCAGGCCCCGGACACGCCTTGTGCTTTCAAGGCCTACACCCTGAACGCCGACGACAGGCCGTGGGCGTATATCCGCGAGCTGTTCAGTCCTCGGATCGTTCCACCCGGGGTGCGGACCGAGGCGGCGGCAGCTGGGGAGCGTGCTTGA
- a CDS encoding class I adenylate-forming enzyme family protein codes for MFRDSLIDALAAGGARVAVLDETAACSYSELDAWSSSLAGTLRPLVRTPEDCVALLLPNGGSWLAAYLAAHKAGAAVAPMNAVLTEHEIVRVLEHLRPRALLTSPQRSDDIKGLCAGRRLPVDVIAVTPGRHAVRGPRGAARTAKTRAVTGRVADTPCMIMHTSGSTGVCRPVVQTERALHLAVGFWRDRHRGPDDVVAVPIPLAHTYGHLAAISTLLAGATLLTSSRAFEPTWWLEQLVARDVTVIEAVPTVYRRLLEAAGQWWRPTALLRCLSAGQQTPADLRRDWHRRTGVELLQSWGMTELSGAGLSPTADSCRDSAGIPVPGLEVRVIDPQAPGRPVPTGTVGELWVRGPQVTPGYRTSSGQMASVTDDDGWLRTGDLVVRDAHECVRVVGRSKDTIMTGGYSVQPAEIEDVLRTHPEVEDAAVIARADRRRGEVPHAVIVARHDSRPDAEELLSHCRGLLARYKVPRSIDFAERLPLSATGKLDRAALRGRYGAPEQEDTPHVVV; via the coding sequence ATGTTCCGTGACTCCCTGATCGACGCCCTCGCCGCGGGCGGCGCCCGCGTCGCCGTCCTCGACGAGACCGCGGCCTGTTCCTACTCCGAGTTGGATGCCTGGTCCTCCTCCCTGGCCGGCACACTTCGCCCGCTGGTGCGGACCCCGGAGGACTGCGTCGCGCTCCTCCTGCCCAACGGTGGTTCCTGGCTCGCCGCGTACCTCGCCGCCCACAAGGCGGGGGCGGCGGTGGCACCGATGAACGCCGTGCTCACCGAGCACGAGATCGTCCGCGTGCTGGAGCATCTCCGCCCCCGGGCGCTGCTGACCAGCCCGCAACGGTCGGATGACATCAAGGGACTGTGCGCCGGGCGACGGCTGCCTGTGGACGTGATCGCGGTGACGCCGGGAAGGCATGCCGTGCGCGGTCCGCGCGGAGCGGCAAGGACCGCGAAGACGCGGGCGGTCACCGGCCGCGTGGCGGACACCCCTTGCATGATCATGCACACATCGGGATCGACGGGCGTCTGCCGCCCCGTGGTCCAGACGGAACGGGCACTCCACCTCGCGGTCGGCTTCTGGCGCGACCGGCACCGCGGTCCCGATGACGTGGTGGCCGTTCCCATTCCCCTCGCGCACACGTACGGCCATCTCGCGGCGATCTCCACGCTGCTGGCCGGGGCGACGCTGCTGACCTCCTCCCGCGCCTTCGAGCCGACCTGGTGGCTGGAGCAGCTGGTCGCTCGCGACGTCACCGTCATCGAAGCGGTGCCGACCGTCTATCGCAGGCTGCTGGAGGCCGCCGGTCAGTGGTGGCGGCCGACCGCTTTGCTGCGCTGCCTGAGTGCGGGGCAGCAGACACCCGCCGACCTGCGCCGCGACTGGCATCGGCGCACCGGCGTGGAGCTGCTCCAGAGCTGGGGGATGACCGAACTCTCCGGCGCTGGGCTGAGTCCCACCGCTGATTCCTGCCGGGACAGCGCCGGCATCCCGGTGCCGGGCCTGGAAGTCCGCGTCATCGACCCCCAGGCCCCCGGACGCCCCGTGCCGACCGGTACGGTCGGCGAACTATGGGTGCGGGGCCCCCAGGTCACCCCGGGCTACCGCACGAGCTCCGGACAGATGGCCTCCGTCACCGATGACGACGGCTGGCTGCGCACCGGCGATCTGGTGGTCCGCGACGCGCACGAGTGCGTCCGGGTCGTCGGACGGTCCAAGGACACCATCATGACCGGCGGGTACAGTGTGCAGCCCGCCGAGATCGAGGACGTACTGCGCACTCATCCCGAGGTCGAGGACGCCGCCGTGATCGCCCGTGCCGACCGCCGGCGCGGCGAAGTCCCCCACGCCGTGATCGTTGCCCGGCACGACAGCCGACCGGACGCCGAGGAACTGCTCAGCCACTGCCGTGGCCTGCTCGCCCGGTACAAGGTGCCCCGCTCCATCGACTTCGCCGAGCGGCTGCCCCTTTCGGCCACCGGCAAACTCGACCGTGCCGCACTGCGCGGCCGCTACGGCGCACCCGAGCAGGAGGACACCCCCCATGTCGTCGTCTGA
- a CDS encoding SDR family NAD(P)-dependent oxidoreductase codes for MSSSDGTHERVAGDPPVAVITGATGGLGAAIATACAERGFRLALVARTRSALEHLAAALPAQPGGPVTTVCADVSDVAAAAVAMQKIYADFGRIDVLIDNAGVEGPIGLTWEIPVEQWWEAVRVNTLSTVATVHAVIPLMARHGGGRVISISSAAGRHRWPTLSSYSVAKAAGITFIENIASEARPYGVLAFSLHPGIVATGLTTSALGETDSTDPWRRRRALWLREQIDAGRAVPLPRAVNAVLELATGPAVDLSGRYLTVEDVALSR; via the coding sequence ATGTCGTCGTCTGACGGGACCCATGAGCGTGTCGCCGGTGATCCGCCTGTTGCCGTGATCACTGGCGCCACCGGCGGACTAGGTGCGGCCATCGCCACCGCCTGTGCCGAACGGGGATTCCGGTTGGCTCTTGTCGCGCGCACCCGCTCGGCGCTCGAACACCTCGCCGCGGCGCTGCCCGCACAGCCGGGCGGTCCGGTCACGACGGTGTGCGCCGATGTCAGCGACGTGGCGGCCGCTGCCGTCGCCATGCAGAAGATCTATGCCGACTTCGGCCGCATCGATGTCCTCATCGACAACGCCGGTGTGGAGGGCCCGATCGGCCTCACCTGGGAGATCCCCGTCGAACAATGGTGGGAGGCGGTGCGCGTCAACACATTGAGCACCGTCGCCACAGTGCATGCCGTGATTCCGTTGATGGCCCGTCATGGTGGTGGCCGCGTCATCAGCATCAGCAGCGCCGCGGGACGGCACCGCTGGCCCACCTTGTCCTCCTACTCCGTCGCCAAGGCCGCCGGCATCACGTTCATCGAGAACATCGCCAGCGAAGCCCGTCCCTATGGAGTCCTGGCCTTCAGTCTGCATCCCGGGATCGTGGCGACCGGACTCACCACGAGCGCACTGGGCGAGACCGACTCCACCGACCCCTGGCGCCGACGCCGCGCCCTCTGGCTCCGCGAGCAGATCGACGCAGGGCGGGCCGTTCCGCTCCCCCGAGCGGTCAACGCCGTCCTCGAACTGGCGACGGGCCCAGCGGTAGACCTGTCCGGCCGCTACCTGACTGTCGAGGACGTCGCCTTGTCGCGGTAG
- a CDS encoding serine hydrolase, protein MTENKARTRGRVHAAFAEAGVTGWLHAVDIDSGAQLDAGADQPVVTASVHKLCLLVALHQQAEAGRLDLSEQTMCPPRDRTPGPTGLAAMLDDVRLSLRDAAYLMMAVSDNTAADLILERVGLDAVNHTTRCLGLTRTRAVHTFREFLTLLKEDTGPGGPEALADPRVIAGLRVLDPAATNRSTPRDMTRLLAAIWRDEACAPEHTAAMRRLLGLQVWPHRLASGFPFDDVHVAGKTGSLPTVRNEVGVVEYPDGGRYAVAVFTRASSPAAVLPPADAVIGTAARIAVDALRARRD, encoded by the coding sequence ATGACCGAGAACAAGGCCCGCACCCGTGGCCGCGTCCACGCCGCCTTCGCCGAGGCCGGCGTCACCGGCTGGCTCCACGCCGTCGACATCGACTCCGGAGCCCAGCTCGACGCGGGCGCCGACCAGCCGGTCGTCACCGCCAGCGTCCACAAGCTCTGCCTGCTCGTCGCCCTCCACCAGCAGGCGGAGGCGGGCCGGCTCGACCTCTCCGAGCAGACCATGTGCCCACCGCGCGACCGCACCCCGGGCCCCACCGGACTCGCCGCGATGCTCGACGACGTCCGCCTCTCCCTGCGCGACGCCGCGTATCTGATGATGGCCGTCAGCGACAACACGGCCGCCGACCTCATCCTCGAGCGCGTCGGCCTGGACGCCGTCAACCACACCACGCGGTGCCTGGGCCTCACCCGCACCCGTGCCGTCCACACCTTCCGGGAGTTCCTCACCCTCCTCAAGGAGGACACCGGACCCGGCGGCCCGGAGGCGCTGGCCGACCCCCGGGTCATCGCCGGACTCCGCGTGCTCGACCCCGCCGCCACCAACCGCAGCACCCCGCGCGACATGACCCGCCTGCTCGCCGCCATCTGGCGGGACGAGGCCTGCGCCCCCGAACACACCGCCGCGATGCGCCGTCTGCTGGGGCTTCAGGTCTGGCCCCACCGCCTGGCCTCCGGCTTCCCCTTCGACGACGTCCACGTCGCCGGCAAGACCGGGAGCCTGCCCACCGTCCGTAACGAAGTCGGTGTCGTCGAGTACCCCGACGGCGGTCGCTACGCCGTGGCGGTGTTCACCCGTGCCTCCAGCCCCGCCGCCGTCCTGCCGCCGGCCGACGCGGTCATCGGCACCGCGGCGCGCATCGCCGTCGACGCGCTTCGGGCTCGCCGGGACTGA
- a CDS encoding LysR family transcriptional regulator, with amino-acid sequence MDLIRHLQCFVAVAEESHFGRAAQRLGMAQPPLSQRIQRLERELGVRLFERTSRQVTITKGGTLLLDEAREILARSEALRATARRIQEGRTGLLRAALPPDLAGDTVAAILAAFRHRHGGVELELQELTTADQLAGLASHDLDVGLIRHPCDVAGLELGPVQRHELGVLLLRDAPAARSGTVPLTALTGYDLILFPRAQAPAVHDDLLTTCARHGYTPAAVRHGQGPSFTRGLILSSRAVAFTSRDAHPAQDPDITWRPLTGAPLTLRHSAAWPRGRGDAAALAFADTVTDALAATATAGGDLPPTPLHLRPAAEYWI; translated from the coding sequence GTGGACCTGATACGCCACCTACAGTGCTTTGTGGCTGTTGCAGAAGAGTCACACTTCGGCCGAGCCGCCCAGCGCCTCGGCATGGCTCAGCCTCCCCTGTCGCAGCGCATCCAGCGCCTTGAGCGGGAGCTGGGGGTGCGCTTGTTCGAGCGCACCAGCCGCCAGGTGACGATCACCAAGGGCGGCACCCTGCTCCTGGACGAGGCCCGCGAGATACTGGCACGCTCCGAGGCACTGCGGGCGACGGCCCGCCGCATCCAGGAGGGCCGCACCGGCCTGCTGCGCGCCGCCCTGCCGCCCGATCTCGCGGGCGACACCGTCGCCGCGATCCTGGCAGCCTTCCGGCACCGGCACGGCGGAGTGGAACTGGAGCTTCAGGAACTGACCACGGCCGACCAGCTCGCCGGGCTCGCCTCCCACGACCTGGACGTGGGGCTCATCCGGCACCCCTGCGACGTCGCCGGCCTGGAGCTCGGCCCCGTCCAGCGCCACGAGCTGGGTGTGCTGCTGCTCCGTGACGCCCCCGCCGCCCGCTCCGGAACGGTCCCGCTCACCGCCCTCACCGGGTACGACCTGATCCTCTTCCCCCGCGCCCAGGCCCCGGCCGTGCACGACGACCTCCTGACCACCTGCGCCCGGCACGGCTACACGCCCGCCGCGGTGCGGCACGGTCAGGGCCCCAGCTTCACCCGCGGCCTGATCCTCTCCTCCCGCGCCGTCGCCTTCACCTCACGGGACGCCCACCCCGCCCAGGACCCGGACATCACCTGGCGCCCGCTCACCGGCGCCCCGCTGACCCTGCGGCACTCCGCCGCCTGGCCGAGGGGTCGCGGCGACGCCGCCGCCCTCGCCTTCGCCGACACCGTCACCGACGCCCTCGCCGCCACCGCCACGGCAGGTGGCGACCTGCCTCCCACCCCCCTGCACCTGCGTCCCGCGGCGGAGTACTGGATATGA